The following are from one region of the Hemitrygon akajei chromosome 6, sHemAka1.3, whole genome shotgun sequence genome:
- the LOC140728786 gene encoding uncharacterized protein translates to MVFTMIVLGKFYRILQKWFAIAFFWAVSFAISGEASRQRDSVGKANKAEQRDQRTQEKQENKTNLDRTDTEQAGNQGRAGYEAGKTGTEQDSELADQVQSGIQSRQTRYRSGFRAGGPGTEQDSEPADLVQSRIQSRQTRYRTGFRAGRPGTEQDSEPADWTQSRIQSRQTRYRSGFRAGGPGTEQDSEPEDQVRSRIQSRQTRYRAGFRAGRPGTEQDSEPADQVQSRIQSRRTRYRVGFRAGGPGTEQDSEPADQVQSRIQSRRTRYRAGFRAGRPGTEQDSELEDQVQSRIHSRRTRYRAGFRAGGPGTDQDSEPEDQVQIRIQSRQTRYRSGFRAGGPGTEQDSEPADQVQSRIQSRRTGYGAGFRAGRPGTERDSEPADQVQSRIQSRRTRYRSGFRAGGPGTDQDSEPADQVQSRIQSQQTRYRSGFRAGRPGTERDSEPADQVQIRIQSRRTRYRSGFRAGGPGTEQDSEPEDQVQIRIQSRQTRYGAGFRAGGPGTEPADQVRSRIQSRQTRYGAGFRAGGPGTEQDSEPADQVQSRIQSRRTRYRAGFRAGGPGTDQDSEPADQVRSGIQSRQTRYRAGFRAGGPGTEQDSEPADQVQIRIQSRQTRYRSGFRAGRPGTEQDSEPADQVRSRIQSRQTRYGAGRPGTEQDSEPADQVRSRIQSRQTRYGAGFRAGRPGTEQGSEPEDQVQSRVQSRRTRYRAGFRAGRPGTEQDSEPADQVRSRVQSRRTRYRAGFRAGGPGTEQDSEPADQVRSRIQSRQTRYGAGFRAGGPGTEQDSEPADQVQIRIQSRRTRYRAGFRADRPGTEQDSEPGDQVRSRIQSRETRYGAGFRAGRPGTEQDSEPEDQVLSRIQSRPTGYRSGFRAGGPGTEQDSEPADQVRSRIQSRQTRYGAGFRAGRPGTEQDSEPADQVRSRIQSRQTRYGAGFRAGRPGTEQDSEPGDRVQSRIQSRRTRYRAGFRADRPGTEQDSEPEDQVQIRIQSRQTRYRAGFRADRPGTDQDSEPADQVRSGIQSRQTRYGSGFRAGRPGTEQDSEPADQVQIRIQSRQTRHGAGFRAGGPGTEQDSEPADQVRSRIQSWRTRYGAGFRAGGPGTEQDSEPADQVRSGIQSRQTRYGAGFRAGRPGTERDSEPADQVRSRIQSRRTRYGAGFRAGGPGTERDSEPADQVQIRIQSRRTRYGSGFRAGGPGTEQDSEPADRVQIRIQSRRTGYRAGFRAGRPGTEQDSEPADQVQSRIQSRRTRYGAGFRAGRPGTEQDSEPEDQVQIRIQSRQTRYRSGFRAGGPGTDQDSEPADQVRSRIQSRRTRYGAGFRAGRPGTDRDSEPADQVRSRIQSRQTRYRSGFRAGGPGTDQDSEPADQVRSRIQSWRTRYGAGFRAGRPGTDQDSEPADQVRSRIQSRQTRYGAGFRAGRPGTDQDSEPADQVRSRIQSRQTRSGAGFRAGRPGTDQDSEPADQVRSRIQSRQTRYGAGFRAGGPGTEQDSEPADQVQIRIQSRRTRYRSGFRAGRPGTEQDSELEDQVRSRIQSRQTRYGAGFRAGRPGTEQDSEPADQVQIRIQSRRTRYGAGFRAGRPGPEQDSEPADQVQIRIQSRRTRYGAGFRAGRPGTERDSEPEDQVLSRIQSRRTRYGAGFRAGRPGTEQGSEPADQVRSRIQSRQTRYRSGFRAGGPGTEQDSEPADQVQSGIQSRQTRYRSGFRAGGLDTEQDSEPADQVRSRIQSRRTRYGAGFRAGGPGTEQDSEPADQVRSGIQNRRTRYGTGFRAGRPGTDQDSEPADQVRSRIQSRRTRHRAGFRAGRPVTERDSEPADQVQSGIQSRQTRYRAGFRAGRPGTERDSEPADQVQSRVQSRRTRYRAGFRAGGPGTEQDSEPADQVRSRIQSRQTRYGAGFRAGGPGTEQDSEPADQVHSRIQSRRTVYRSGFRAGRPGTDQDSEPADQVQSRIQSRQTRYGAGFRAGGPGTEQDSEPADRVQSRIQSRRTRYRAGFRAGGPGTEQDSEPADQVRSGIQSRQTRYRAGFRAGRPGTERDSEPADQVRIRIQSRRTRYGAGFRAGGPGTEQGSEPADQVLSRIQSRQTRYGAGFRAGGPGTEQGSEPEDQVQSRIQSRQTGYRAGFRAGRPGTDQGSEPADQVQSSIQSRRTRYRSGFRAGRPGTVRDSEPADQVQSGIQSRLTRYGAGFRAGRPGTEQINPASEQDNPQLGSVPEPLITTCPLIGDRCTSLSQDDPCTSNSSG, encoded by the exons ATGGTCTTCACCATGATTGTACTTGGCAAATTCTATAgaattctacagaagtggtttgccattgccttcttctgggctgtgTCTTTTGCAATATCG GGAGAAGCAAGCAGACAGCGCGACAGTGTGGGCAAGGCGAATAAggcggaacagcgggaccagcgcacacAAGAGAAGCAGGAAAACAAGACAAACTTGGACAGAACAGATAcagagcaggccggcaaccagggcagagcaggatacGAAGCGGGCAaaacaggtacagagcaggattcagagctggcggaccaggtacagagcgggattcagagccggcagaccaggtacagatcaggattcagagccggaggaccaggtacggagcaggattcagagccggcagacctggtacagagcaggattcagagccggcagaccaggtacagaacaggattcagagccggcagaccaggtacggagcaggattcagagccggcggactggacacagagcaggattcagagccgacaGACCAGGTACagatcaggattcagagccggaggaccaggtacggagcaggattcagagccggaggaccaggtacggagcaggattcagagccggcagaccaggtacagagcgggattcagagccggcagaccaggtacggagcaggattcagagccggcggaccaggtacagagcaggattcagagccggaggaccaggtacagagtgggattcagagccggcggaccaggtacggagcaggattcagagccggcggaccaggtacagagcaggattcagagccggaggaccaggtacagagcaggattcagagccggcagaccaggtacagagcaggattcagagctggaggaccaggtacagagcaggattcacagccggaggaccaggtacagagcaggattcagagccggcggaccgggtacagatcaggattcagagccggaggaccaggtacagatcaggattcagagccggcagaccaggtacagatcaggattcagagccggcggaccaggtacggagcaggattcagagccggcggaccaggtacagagcaggattcagagccggcggaccgggtacggagcgggattcagagccggcagaccaggtacagagcgggattcagagccggcggaccaggtacagagcaggattcagagccggaggaccaggtacagatcaggattcagagccggaggaccaggtacagatcaggattcagagccggcggaccaggtacagagcaggattcagagccagcagaccaggtacagatcaggattcagagccggcagaccaggtacagagcgggattcagagccggcggaccaggtacagatcaggattcagagccggaggaccaggtacagatcaggattcagagccggcggaccgggtacagagcaggattcagagccggaggaccaggtacagatcaggattcagagccggcagaccaggtacggagcaggattcagagccggtggaccaggtacggagccggcagaccaggtacggagcaggattcagagccggcagaccaggtacggagcaggattcagagccggaggaccaggtacggagcaggattcagagccggcggaccaggtacagagcaggattcagagccggcggaccaggtacagagcaggattcagagccggcggaccaggtacagatcaggattcagagccggcagaccaggtacggagcgggattcagagccggcagaccaggtacagagcaggattcagagccggcggaccaggtacagagcaggattcagagccggcagaccaggtacagatcaggattcagagccggcagaccaggtacagatcaggattcagagccggcagaccaggtacagagcaggattcagagccggcagaccaggtacggagcaggattcagagccggcagaccaggtacggagcaggcagaccaggtacggagcaggattcagagccggcggaccaggtacggagcaggattcagagccggcagaccaggtacggagcaggattcagagccggcagaccaggtacggagcagggttcagagccggaggaccaggtacagagcagggttcagagccggcggaccaggtacagagcaggattcagagccggcagaccaggtacggagcaggattcagagccggcagaccaggtacggagcagggttcagagccggaggaccaggtacagagcaggattcagagccggaggaccaggtacggagcaggattcagagccggcagaccag gtacggagcaggattcagagccggcagaccaggtacggagcgggattcagagccggcggaccaggtacggagcaggattcagagccggcagaccag GTACagatcaggattcagagccggaggaccaggtacagagcaggattcagagccgacagaccaggtacggagcaggattcagagccaggagaccaggtacggagcaggattcagagccgggagaccaggtacggagcaggattcagagccgggagaccaggtacggagcaggattcagagccggaggaccaggtactgagcaggattcagagccggccgaccgggtacagatcaggattcagagctggcggaccaggtacggagcaggattcagagccggcagaccaggtacggagcaggattcagagccggcagaccaggtacggagcaggattcagagccgggagaccgggtacagagcaggattcagagccggcggaccaggtacggagcaggattcagagccggcagaccaggtacggagcaggattcagagccggcagaccaggtacggagcaggattcagagccgggagaccgggtacagagcaggattcagagccggcggaccaggtacagagcgggATTCAGAGCCGACAGACCAGGTAcagaacaggattcagagccggaggaccaggtacagatcaggattcagagccgacagaccaggtacagagcaggattcagagccgacaGACCAGGTACGgatcaggattcagagccggcagaccaggtacggaGCGGGATTCAGAGCCGACAGACCAGGTACGgatcaggattcagagccggcagaccaggtacggagcaggattcagagccggcagaccaggtacagatcaggattcagagccggcagaccaggcacggagcaggattcagagccggcggaccaggtacagagcaggattcagagccggcagaccaggtacggagcaggattcagagctggaggaccaggtacggagcgggattcagagccggcggaccaggtacggagcaggattcagagccggcagaccaggtacggagcgggattcagagccggcagaccaggtacggagcgggattcagagccgggagaccaggtacggagcgggattcagagccggcggaccaggtacggagcaggattcagagccggcggaccaggtacggagcgggattcagagccggcggaccaggtacggagcgggattcagagccggcggaccaggtacagatcaggattcagagccggcggaccaggtacggatcaggattcagagccggcggaccgggtacagagcaggattcagagccggcagaccgggtacagatcaggattcagagccggcggaccgggtacagagcaggattcagagccggcagaccaggtacggagcaggattcagagccggcagaccaggtacagagcaggattcagagccggaggaccaggtacggagcgggattcagagccggcagaccaggtacagaacaggattcagagccggaggaccaggtacagatcaggattcagagccggcagaccaggtacagatcaggattcagagccggaggaccaggtacagatcaggattcagagccggcagaccaggtacggagcaggattcagagccggcggaccaggtacggagcaggattcagagccggcagaccaggtacggaccgggattcagagccggcggaccaggtacggagcaggattcagagccggcagaccaggtacagatcaggattcagagccggaggaccaggtacagatcaggattcagagccggcagaccaggtacggagcaggattcagagctggaggaccaggtacggagcaggattcagagccggcagaccaggtacagatcaggattcagagccggcggaccaggtacggagcaggattcagagccggcagaccaggtacggagcaggattcagagccggcagaccaggtacagatcaggattcagagccggcggaccaggtacggagcaggattcagagccggcagaccaggtccggagcaggattcagagccggcagaccaggtacagatcaggattcagagccggcggaccaggtacggagcaggattcagagccggcagaccaggtacggagcgggattcagagccggaggaccaggtactgagcaggattcagagccggcagaccaggtacagatcaggattcagagccggaggaccaggtacagatcaggattcagagccggcagaccaggtacggagcaggattcagagctggaggaccaggtacggagcaggattcagagccggcagaccag gtacggagcaggattcagagccggcagaccaggtacggagcaggattcagagccggcagaccaggtacagatcaggattcagagccggcggaccaggtacggagcaggattcagagccggcagaccaggtccggagcaggattcagagccggcagaccaggtacagatcaggattcagagccggcggaccaggtacggagcaggattcagagccggcagaccaggtacggagcgggattcagagccggaggaccaggtactgagcaggattcagagccggcggaccaggtacggagcaggattcagagccggcagaccaggtacagagcagggttcagagccggcggaccaggtacggagcaggattcagagccggcagaccaggtacagatcaggattcagagccggcggaccaggtacggagcaggattcagagccggcagaccaggtacagagcgggattcagagccggcagaccaggtacagatcaggattcagagccggcggactggacacagagcaggattcagagccggcggaccaggtacggagcaggattcagagccggcggaccaggtacggagcgggattcagagccggcggaccaggtacggagcaggattcagagccggcagaccaggtacggaGCGGGATTCAgaaccggcggaccaggtacggaacaggattcagagccggcagaccaggtacagatcaggattcagagccggcagaccaggtacggagcaggattcagagccggcggaccaggcacagagcaggattcagagccggcagaccagttacagagcgggattcagagccggcagaccaggtacagagcgggattcagagccggcagaccaggtacagagcgggattcagagccggcagaccaggtacagagcgggattcagagccggcagaccaggtacagagcagggttcagagccggaggaccaggtacagagcaggattcagagccggcggaccaggtacggagcaggattcagagccggcagaccaggtacggagcaggattcagagccggcagaccaggtacggcgcaggattcagagccggcggaccgggtacagagcaggattcagagccggcggaccaggtacacagcaggattcagagccggcggaccgtgtacagatcaggattcagagccggcagaccaggtacagatcaggattcagagccggcagaccaggtacagagcaggattcagagccggcagaccaggtacggagcgggattcagagccggcggaccaggtacggagcaggattcagagccggcagaccgggtacagagcaggattcagagccggcggaccaggtaccgagcaggattcagagccggcggaccaggtacggagcaggattcagagccggcagaccag gtacggagcgggattcagagccggcagaccaggtacagagcagggttcagagccggcagaccaggtacggagcgggattcagagccggcagaccaggtacggatcaggattcagagccggcggaccaggtacggagcagggttcagagccggaggaccaggtacagagcagggttcagagccggcagaccaggtactgagcaggattcagagccggcagaccaggtacggagcaggattcagagccggcggaccaggtacggagcagggttcagagccggaggaccaggtacagagcaggattcagagccggcagaccgggtacagagctggattcagagccggcagaccaggtacagaccagggttcagagccggcagaccaggtacagagcagtattcagagccggcggaccaggtacagatcaggattcagagccggcagaccaggtacggtgcgggattcagagccggcagaccaggtacagagcgggattcagagccggctgaccaggtacggagcgggattcagagccggcagaccaggtacagagcagattaACCCAGCTTCGGAGCAGGACAACccccaactaggctcagtccccgagccccttataaccacctgccccctaataggtg